The nucleotide sequence TGAAAAAGCCGGGGAACCCGCCGAGACCTACCCCAGCGGCGTCTGAGGCCTCAGGCGGCCTGCGCGCGGGTGCCGCCCCGGCCTTGGCGCACCAGCAGCAAGAGGAACAGCAGCGCGAAGGCGGCGAACCAGAGCAGGGACCAGTTGGCGATCGACAGGCCCAGGAAGGTCCAGTCGATCTTGGTGCAGTCGCCGCTGCCGCGGAAGATCATGGGGATGGCGCGCCGCAGCGGGAAGGTCTCGATCATCCCGTAGAAGTCGCGGCCGCAGGACGCGATCTCGGGCGGATACCACTGCAGCCAGCTCTGGCGGGCGGCCACGAAGCCGCCGAAACCGGCGGCCAGCAGGCCCAGCCCGCTGCCGGCCAGCAAGGCCCCGCGGCCACGGGCAAAGGCCGTCAGGCCCGCTGCCAGGGCCACCCCGATCAGCGCGTAACGCTGCACGATGCACATGGGGCACGGCTCCAGGCCGACGACATGCTGCAGGTACAGCCCGAAGGCCAGCATGGCCACGCTCACCACGGCCACCAGCGCCAGCACGCGGCGCGGCGCGCGGTCCAACCAATCGACGATCACAAGCGACTCCTCCTGACGGCGCACCGTCAGGCGGCGCCTTCCACGAACACCCGGGCCCGGCGCGGCGTGACGACCAGCGTCTCGCCTTCCCGCAAACCCAGCTCCCTGAATTGTTGCGCAGGAATCTGCGCCTCGATGATGGGGTCGGCCACTGCCGAGCCAGCCGGTTGGTGGTCGTCCAGCGGAATAAGTTCCAGCCGGGCGATCGGGCCGATCACGATGGCGCGCTGCAGCTGCGCCACGATGCCGCGCGGGCGGCCCGCGGCATCAAGGCCCTGGCCGGGCGAGTAGCGCTTGACCTGGAGGTCGTGCGGGCGCACGTAGGCCGTGGCCTTGGCGTTGCGCGCGTCGGCGTGCTCCGGCGACGCCAGCTGCATGCCCTCCAGGTGCACCTCGCCCTGGTGGGCACGGCCATGGAACATGTTGACGTCGCCCAGGAAGCCGTAGACGAAGGGGCTGGCCGGGTGGTCCCACACCTGCTGGGGCGAGCCGACCTGCTCGACGCGGCCGGCGTTCATCAGCACCACCCGGTCGGCCACTTCCAGCGCCTCCTCCTGGTCGTGCGTGACGAAGATGCTGGTCACGTGCAGCTCGTCATGCAGGCGGCGCAGCCAGCGGCGCAGCTCCTTCCTCACCTTGGCGTCCAGCGCGCCGAAGGGCTCGTCCAGCAGCAGCACCTTGGGCTCCACCGCCAGGGCGCGGGCCAGCGCAATGCGCTGGCGCTGGCCGCCCGACAGCTGCGAGGGAAAGCGGTCGGCCAGCCAGTCCAGCTGCACCAGGTTCAGCAGGTCGTGCACCTTCTTGCTGATCTGCGCCTCGCTCGGGCGCTGGCCGCGCGGCTTGACGCGCAGGCCGAAGGCAACGTTCTCGAACACCGTCATGTGCCGGAACAGCGCGTAGTGCTGGAACACGAAGCCGACCTGGCGCTCGCGCACGTGCACGTCGGTCGTGTCCTCGCCCGCGAAGAAGATGCTGCCCTGGTCGGCCGTCTCCAGCCCGGCGATGATGCGCAGCAGCGTGGTCTTGCCGCAGCCCGAGGGGCCCAGCAGCGCGATCAGCTCGCCGGACTCGATGTCCAGCGACACGTCGCGCAGCGCGTGGAAGTCGCCGAAGCGCTTGCTGACGTCGCGGATTTCGATGCTCATGATGCTTCCTTCAGGGCCAGCGGCCGCTCCGGCGGCAGCTCCGCCGCGGCCTTCATCTCGCGCTCGTGCCTCCACTCCACCACGGTCTTGATGGCCAGGGTGACCAGGGCCAGCAGCGCCAGCAGCGAGGCGACCGCGAAGGCGGCCACCGACTGGTACTCGTTGTAGAGGATCTCCACGTGCAGCGGCATGGTGTTGGTCTGCCCGCGGATGTGGCCGGACACCACGGACACCGCGCCGAACTCGCCCATGGCCCGGGCGTTGCACAGGATCACGCCGTAGATCAGGCCCCACTTGATGTTGGGCAGGGTGACGTACCAGAAGGTCTGCCAGCCGCTGGCGCCCAGCACGATGGCGGCCTGCTCCTCCTCGTTGCCCTGGGCCTGCATCAGCGGGATCAGCTCGCGCGCGATGAAGGGAAAGGTCACGAAGATGGTGGCCAGCACGATGCCCGGCACGGCGAACACGACCTTGATGCCGTGCGACTCCAGCCAGGGCCCCAGCCAACCCTGGGCGCCGAACACCAGCACGTAGATCAGGCCGGCCACCACCGGCGACACCGAGAACGGCAGGTCCACCAAGGTTGTGAGGAAGGCCTTGCCGCGGAACTCGTACTTGGCGATGCACCAGGCCGCCGCCACGCCGAACACCAGGTTCAGCGGCACCGCGATTGCTGCGGTCAGCAGCGTGAGCTGGATGGCGGACCAGGCATCGGGCTCGCGCAGGCCCTCCAGGTAGGCGCCTAGACCCTTGCGCAGCGCCTCGGCGAACACCGCGGCCAGCGGCAGCACCAGGAACAGCAGCAAAAAGGCCAGCGCCACGCCGATCAGCGTCCGGCGCACCCAGGGCGCCTCGGTGGTGGCCACGCGCTTGGTGGTGAGGCTCGCCATGTCAGCTGGCCCCGGAGCGCTTGCGCTGCCAGCCCTGCAGCGCGTTGATCACCAGCAGCAGGAAGAAGGACGCGACCAGCATCACCACGGCCACCGCCGTGGCGCCGGCGTAGTCGTACTGCTCCAGCTTGCCGATGATGATCAGCGGCGTGATCTCCGACACCATGGGCATGTTGCCGGCGATGAAGATCACCGAGCCGTACTCGCCGATGGCGCGGGCGAAGGCCATGGCGAAGCCGGTGAGCAGCGCCGGCGCGATGGACGGGAAGATCACCCGGGCGAAGGTCTGCCAGCGCGTGGCGCCCAGCGACATGGCGGCCTCCTCCAGCTCGCGCTCGGTGTCCTCCAGCACGGGCTGCACCGTGCGCACCACGAACGGCAGGCCGATGAAGATCAGCGCGATCACCACGCCGTTGGGGTTAAAGGCCAGCTGGATGCCCAGCGGCTCCAGGTACTGGCCGATCCAGCCGTTGCCCGCCAGCAGCGCCGTCAGCGAGATGCCGGCCACGGCGGTGGGCAGGGCGAACGGCAGGTCCACCAGGGCGTCGACGATGCGCTTGCCCGGGAAGCTGTAGCGCACCAGCACCCAGGCCACCAGCAGGCCGAACGCCACGTTGACCAGGGCCGCGACGAAGGACGCGCCGAAGGTCAGGCGGTAGGAGGCCAGCACCCGCGGCGAGCTGATGGCCGCCCAGAACTGCTCCCAGCTGAGCGTGAAGGTCTTGAACACCAGGGCCGACAGCGGGATCAGCACGATCAGGCCCAGGTACAGCAGCGTGTAGCCCAGGGTGATGTTGAACCCGGGCAGCACCTTCTTGCTGGTTGAACGCGAGGAAGGCGCCGCCGCCGCCCCGGGCAGCGGCGCCGCGAGGGCGCCACTCATGGAAGCCTTACTTGACGGTATATATCTTGTCGAACTGCCCGCCGTCGTTGAAGTGCACCTTCTGCGCCTCCGACAGCGAGCCGAACAGCTCCTGCACGGTGAACAGCTTGACCGGCTTGAAGGTCTCGGCGTATTTCTTGAGGACGGCCGCATCGCGCGGGCGGATCGAGTGCTTGGCGGCGATCTCCTGGCCCTCGGGGGTGTAGAGGAAGTCCAGGTAGGCCTTGGCCAGGTCGGCCGTGCCCTTCTTGGCCACTGTGCGCTCCACCACCGCCACCGGGTTCTCGGCCACGATGCTGATGGACGGGTAGACCACGTCCACCCGGTTCGCGCCGAATTCGCGGTTCACCGACTCGACCTCGGACTCGAAGGTGATCAGCACGTCGCCGGTGTTGCGCTGCAGGAAGGCCGTGGTGGCGTCGCGGCCGCCGCGGGCCAGCACCGGCACGTTCTTGTACAGCTTGGACAGGAACTCCTGCGCCTGCGCGTCGCTGCCGCCGTTCTTCTTGACGTAGCCCCAGGCCGCCAGGTAGGCATAGCGGCCGTTGCCGCCGGTCTTGGGGTTGACCACCACGACCTTGACGTCGGGCCGGGTCAGGTCCTGCCAGTCCTTGATGTTCTTGGGGTTGCCGTTGCGCACCAGGAACAGCATGGTCGAGGTGGTGGGCGCCGCGTTGTGCGCAAAGCGCTTGGCCCAGTCCTTGGCCACCACGCCGCGCTCGGCCAGGAACTCCACGTCCGTGGTGGTGTTCATGGTCACCACGTCGGCGTCCAGGCCGTCGGCCACGGCGCGCGCCTGCGCGCTGGAGCCGCCGTGCGCCTGGTCGATCTTGACGTCCTTGCCGGTCTGCTTCTTGTAGTAGGGCACGAAGGCGGCGTTGATGTCCTTGTAGAACTCGCGCGCCACGTCGTACGAGACGTTCAGCAGGGTCTGCTGGGCCGAGGCCAGCGTGCTGGCGGCCAGCAGGACGCCGCCGACCAGGGATCTGAGCTTGAGGTTCATCTTCGGTGCTGTTCTTACTTGTTCGGCTGCGGGGTCATGCGCAGGTACGGCTTGACGGCGCGGAAGCCCTTGGGGAAGCGCTGGGCGATCTCGGCCGGGTCCTGCAGGCTGGGCACGATCACCACCTCGTCGCCGTCCTTCCAGTTGGCGGGCGTGGCCACCTTGTGGCTGTCGGTCAGCTGCAGCGAGTCGATCACGCGCAGGATCTCGTCGAAGTTGCGGCCGGTGCTGGCGGGGTAGGTCAGCGTGGCGCGGATCACCTTCTTCGGGTCGATGATGAACACGCTGCGCACCGTGGCGTTGGCCAGCGAGTTCGGATGGATCATGTCGTAGAGCTGGGCCACCTTCTTGTCCGCATCGGCCAGGATCGGAAAGTTCACCGTGGTGTTCTGCGTCTCGTTGATGTCCTTGACCCACTCGCGATGCTGGTTCACCGGGTCCACGCTCACGGCGATCGGCTTGACGCCGCGCCTGGCGAACTCGCCGTTCAGGGCCGCGGTCTTGCCCAGTTCGGTGGTGCACACCGGGGTGAAATCGGCCGGGTGCGAGAACAGCACCACCCAGGAATTGCCGGCCCACTGGTGGAAAGAGATCGGGCCTTCGGTGGAATCCTGCTGGAAGTCGGGGGCGGTATCGCCCAGACGCAACGTAGCCATATGCTGCCCTTTCGTATAACGAGACAGGGAATTTTGGTGCCGCGGTTATAAAAGTCCAACGACCTTTTCGTTGTTTGTTTATGCACCATGCGGCAGATGGACAGCGCTACAGCAGGGGGCGCAGCTCGCGCGCGGCATCGAACAGCAGGGGCAGCAGCTCGCGCTGGAAGGCGCCCTCGTCCAGCCGTTGCGGCGAGGTCACCACGTTGAGCGCCGCTACCGTGCGCCCGGCCATGTCGCGCAGGGGCACGGCCAGCGCATGCACCCCCAGCTCGTGCTCCTGGCTGGCGATGCAGAAGTCCTGCGCCCTCGCCTGCTCGATGAGCTGGCGGAAGCGGCGGGTGTCCACCGTGGTGTGCGGCGTCAGCCGCGCCAGCTCCCGGCCCTTCATCCAGGCGGCGAAGGCGCTTCGGTTCATGGCGGCCAGCAGCACCCGCCCGGTCGAGGTGGCGTGCGCGGGCAGCCGCGCACCCAGGTGCAGGCCGTAGGCCAGCATGCGGGTGGGCCCGCTGCGCGCCACGATCACCACCTGGTCCTGGTCCAGCACCACGGCCGAGAAGGACTCGCCGGTCTGGGCGGCCAGGCGGTTGAGCGTGGGCTGCAGCGCCCGCGGCAGCCGGGCCGAGGCCAGGTAGCTGCCGGAAAAGCGCAGCACCTTGGGCGAGAGCCAGAAGTAGCTGCCGTCCGTCTCCAGGTAGCCCAGGTGGGCCAGCGTCAGCAGGTGGCGGCGCGCCGCCGCGCGCGTGATGCCGGCGCGCTGGGCGGCCAGCGTGGCGTTGAGCCGCTGGCGCTCGGTGTCGAAGCTCTCCAGCACGGCCAGGCCCTTGGCCATGCCCTCGATGAAGTCGGCGCGGGCGATGCTCACAGGGGAATCGGCAGGTGCGCGGCGGTCGTGACGGGCCTCAGGGGCAGCTGCCGTAGGCGTAGTAGCCGGCCGAGGTACGCCGCACGCTGGTATAGGCCCCGGTCGAGTAGAAACCCAGGTACTGGTTGGAGTTCTTGGCGTAGACCTGGCCGTCGCCGCCGACGTAGGCGCGGCCGTAGTACACGTGCGAGTAGTTGCTGGCGTACCAGTCAGCGCAGGTGTAGGGGGCGGCCGCGTTGCCGCTGACCACGCGGTCGATCATGGTCTTGATGGCCACCATCTGCCCGCCGCTCTTGCCGGGGAAGTTGACGTCGTCGTAGCCCCACCAGTCCCAGCAGCCGTTCGGGTTGGCCACCGTCGCATGGGCTTGCGGGTACAGCACGACGATGTTGTTGGTGTCGGCCCATTTGTTGTAGCCGGTGCGCCTGTAGAACTGGTCGCCGATGGTGGTCACGTTCTGCCTGCAGCCATGGAAGGCGACATGCAGCCGGCAGGCCTGCCCGGCCGCGCAGGAGGCCGGCACATAGGCCCAGCCGTCGTTGGCCATTCCGTGGTTGGTCGGGTCGCCATTGCCCCAGTAGGCCCGCTGGTCGAAATTGACGAAGGCACCGCCAAGGGTGCCGGTGTTCTTCGCGTTGAGCGATCCGTAGATCCACTTCAGGATGCCGCCGGCGATGTCGAGGTTGCAGTCGTTGATGAACGGGCTGCCCTTGTAGCTGCAGGTGTTGCCGTAGTCATCGGTAGGCATCGCGTGCTCGGCGGCGATGTCGTTGCGGTAGTTGATGTTGGCGCTGTAGATGTAATTGAGGTACATCGACTTCAGGTCGTCCATGACGGGCTGCCTGACGGTCGAGTCGATGGTGCCGGAGAACAGGTAGACCTTGGACGTCGCCAGGTTGGAGGTCGGGTCGATGTAGCCGTTGCCCGACCAGGTGTTGACGACCGAGACGAGGTACGGCAGGTTGCGCGAGCCGGTGTCGGCCATGCAGGGCCCGGTGGCGATGTTGACGTTGCCTTGCGAGCAGTACACCGGGCCGCCGGCCACGATGCCGGCGCCCTTCTTCACCGTCCTGGAATAAGCGACGTGCATCTGGGCGGCCATGTAGCCGCCCGACGAGATGCCGGAGACCGACACCTGATCGAAGCTCACGTTGTACTTGGGCAGCACGACCGCAGCCGACGCCATGGCGCCGAAGGCGCAGCCCGCCAGAGCCAAGCCGGCCGCTGCCAGCGCGCGCATTGTTCCTTGCATATCCTGTCTCCTTGCTTGTGTTGTACGCGCCACCGGCGCGCCCGCAGAGCTTAGCGGAAGGGATGAAAGGAAGAGCTCGGCCACGGATGCTCACAGCGGCCCGATGCTGCGCGATGATCGCGCAGCGGGTTCCGTCATCGTACAGCCGGACCGCCTGGCCGCTGCGTTCCGGCGCGGCATTTCCTAAGCTGGCGCCCCAAGGAGACAACCCCCATGCGCACCCAGGTCGCCATCATCGGCGCCGGCCCCTCGGGCCTGCTGCTCGGCCAGCTGCTGCACCAGGCCGGCATCGCCAACGTGATCGTCGAGCGCCAGAGCGGCGCCTATGTGCTGGGGCGCATCCGCGCCGGCATCCTGGAACAGGTGACGGTGGACCTCATGGCCGAAGCCGGCGTGGGTGCGCGCGTGCAGCGGGAAGGCATTGCGCACCATTCCATCGAACTGGTGTTCCAGGGCACGCGCCATTCCATCGACGTGCATGGGCTGACGGGCGGCAAGCAGGTCACCGCCTACGGCCAGACCGAGCTGACGCACGACCTGATGGAGGCGCGCGCGGCGGCCGGGCTGGAGACGGTGTACGAGGCCGCCGACGTCGCCGTCCAGGGCTTCGACGGCGAGCGGCCGCAGGTGCGCTTCAAGGGCAAGGACGGCCGCGAACAGGTGCTCCAGTGCGATTTCATCGCCGGCTGCGACGGCTTCCACGGCGTGTGCCGCGCCAGCGTGCCGCGCCGCGCCCTCCGGGAGTACGAGAAGGTCTACCCCTTCGGCTGGCTGGGCGTGCTGGCCGACGTGCCGCCGGTCTCGCCCCATGCCATCGTCTACGGCAACAGCGAGCGCGGCTTCTCGCTGTGCTCCATGCGCAGCATGACACGCAGCCGCTACTACGTGCAGACCGCCATGGACGACAAGGTGGAGGCCTGGAGCGACCAGCGCTTCTGGGACGAGCTGCGCCGCCGCCTGGACCCGGAGCTGGCCGACCGGGTCGTCACCGGCCCCAGCATCGAGAAAAGCATCGCGCCCCTGCGCAGCTTCGTGGCCGAACCCATGCGCTTCGGCCGGCTGTTCCTGGCCGGGGACGCGGCCCACATCGTGCCGCCCACCGGCGCCAAGGGGCTGAACCTGGCCGCCAGCGACGTCAAGTACCTGTCTTCCGCCTTGATCGAGCATTACCGCGAGCACAGCGACGCCGGCCTGGACCAATACTCCGCCCGGGCGCTGGCGCGGGTGTGGAAGGCCGAGCGATTCAGCTGGTGGCTGACCTCGCTGATGCACCGCTTCCCCGACACCGGCGACTTCGGCCAGCGGCTGCAGGACGCCGAACTGGGCTACCTGGTGGGCTCGCGCGCCGCCGCCACCGCCCTGGCCGAGAATTACGTGGGCCTGCCGCTGTAGGAAGCGCTATCGCTCAGCGCGGCAGCGTCGGCAGGCCGCAATCGGGCGAAGGGTCGAGCAGCGGCTCGCCACAGGCCTGCGCCGCGCCGCCGCGCAGGCCGTACACCGTCTGGAACTGCGCATAGCAGGCCTGGCTTTGCCGGTAGGCCGCCCAGCGGGCGGCGCAGGCCTGTTCCTGCCTGTCACCCCCCGCCGCACGCGGCAGCGCCAGCGACGCCGGCGGAGCGCCCGAGACCGCCGCGCCGCGGACGGCGTCACGCCCGTCCTGAGATGGCGGCGCGCCGGGCTGGGCCTTCGCCGACGGAAGCAGCAGCATGCAAACGGCGATCAAGGACAGGCGGACGTGCAGCATGGAAACCTCGCACCGTCCAATCTAGCGCGGCCCCGCGCGCCTGTGGGCCGCGGGGACAGGCATCCATACCCGCCCTGCTCAGCCGCCGCGTCGGCGCGCGCTCTTGCGCGTGCGCTCCATGAAGCCCGGCGGCTTGGTGCGCACCCAGGCGATGAAGCGCGCCACCTCGGGGTGGCTGCGCAGCGCCTCGATGCTGTGGTAGTCGCGCGCCAGCTCGGCTTCACTCAACAGCGCATGGACCTGGCGGTGGCAGATGCGGTGCAGCACCTCGGTGTGCCGTCCGCCGTGCGAGCGCGGCAGCAGGTGGTGGGCGTCGCGTTGCGCCGGCGGGATGGGACGGCCGCACAGGGGGCACGCCGGGTCACCCACCGCGACGGGCGGCAGCGCGTCCAGGGTGGTGTCGCGTTGGCGGCGTTTGATGCGCCCGGTGGCCATGCGCCCAGTATGCGCGGCCCGGCGCGGAGCCGCGGCTCTGCTAGCCTCGCGCCATGAGCAGCACCGCCGCCCCCCAGCCGCTGCGCCATGTGCGCATCCTCAGCCTGGCGCTCAACCTGCCCGGTCCCGCCGCGCTCATGCGCTGCCACCGCCTGGGCGCCAGCTGCGCCAAGCTCGAGCCGCCCTCGGGCGATCCGATGGCCCGCTACGACGCCGCGGCTTATGCCGAACTGCACCAGGGCGTGCGCGTGGCCACGGCCGACCTCAAGACCGAGGCCGGGCACAAGATGCTGCACCGCGAGCTGGAGAAAGCCGACGTGCTGCTGACCTCGTTCCGCCCATCCGCGACCGAGAAGCTGGGCCTGGGGTGGAAGGCGCTGCATACCCGGTACCCGTCGCTGTGCCAGGTGGCCATCGTCGGCGCGCCGGGCGCGGGCGCCGAGGAGCCCGGCCACGATCTGACCTACCTGGCCGGCCACGGGCTGGTCACCGGCCTGGAGCTGCCGGCCACGCTGTACGCGGACATGGGCGGCTCGCTCATGGCCACCGAGGCCGTGCTGCAGGCCGCGCTGCTGCAGGCCGAGCGCTACACCGGCTCGGGCGACGTGCACCCGATCGGCCGGTATTTCGAGGTTGCGCTGTCGGAGGCGGCCGCCTGGCTGGCCCTGCCGCGCCGCTGGGGCATGACGCTGCCGCAGGGTGCAGTGGGCGGCGCGCACGCCGGCTACCGCGTCTATGCCTGCCGGGACGGGCGGGTGGCGGTGGCGGCGCTGGAGCCGCACTTCGCGGCGGCGCTGTGCGCCGCGGCTGGCGTGGCGGACGCCGGCGCGAACTCGCTGGCGTTGCCGGCCACGCACCAGGCGATCGCCGCCTTTTTTTCCTGCCACACGCGGGCCGAGCTGGACCGGCTGGCGGGCGAAAAGGACATTCCGCTGCACACGCTGGCCCCCTGAGCGGCCGGCCGCCACCCGCGCGGGGCGGGCGAGGCAGCTTCAGCGGCCCAGGAAGCGGCCGAGCGGCCCCTGCTCCGTCGCGGGCCGCGTGACCGGCCGGTCCAGGAACGAGGGCGCGGCGGCGGGGCTGGATGCCGCAGGACGCACCGCGGCCGGTGCAGCGCCTGCCGGCGCCGGCTGCGGCTGCGCCGGCCGCAACGGGGCCGGTTGCGACGGGACCACGGTGCTCGGGCGCGCAACGATAGGCCGCGGCTGGGCCTGGGCGGCTATCGGCGCTGCCGCCACGACGCTGTCGGGCACGGTCATGGCGATGGTCTTGCCGGCCAGCTCCATCAGCATCTTCTCCGCCGCATCGCCGGTCATGGCGTACGGGTTGAACGTGCTGTGCGGCGAGTACTTCAGGAACACCGCGCGGTTCTCGGCGGCCGGCGCGGCAAAGCCCATGGACCAGCCCGCCCATTGGCGCTCGGCGATCTCCTGGTACTTGAGCATGGTCACCGTGTGGTGCCGGTCGTCGCGCAGCAGCTTGGCGTACAGCGCGTTGACCTCGTCGCGGGCACCCTCCAGTGCCTGCAGCGCGATCCTGCTGTTGAAGGCCAGGATGCCCGTCAGGTCGCGCCGGTAGTTGTTGGCCTGCGACTGCTGCAGGATGCGCTTGAGTTCGTTGAGGTCCACGCCCTCTCGGACGGTGCTGGCATAGATCAGCCGGATCATCATGGAAAGCTCCTCAGAAGGCGGGTTGGAGAACGGGGTGTGCGCCGGACAGCAGGCCATGCAGCTCGGCCAGGTGTTTGCGTCCGACCGGGCCGAGCTGCGCGACGCGTGCCTCGTAGCCGCCCAGCTGGGTGCGAAGCTCGGCCAGGGAGGTCACGCCTTCCAGCGCGAACAGCAGCTGAAGCGCGTCGCCGGGAAGGTGGGCCATCGCGAATTCGCTGATCACTGCGAGCGCATCCGGAAGCTCCGCTCCGGCGAACCGCGGCGGCGCCGCCGGAACGGTACCGGCCGGCACCAAGGTAGGGGCTGCGGCCGCGCGTCTGGGCACGGCAGGGACGTTCGCAGGAGCCGTCCCACCTTCGCCCAAGACCACATAGCCGGCCTTCATTAGCGCGTCCAGCATCGAATGCACCTCGGCGGGGGACCAGCTGCCGGCGCCATACTGACGCGGGTCGGCCCGGCCGTCGATGGCTGCCAGCAGGGCCCGAAGCCTGGGCGGCAGGAACACGCGGGGGTTGTGCACCGCCGCCGTTCCTGCCTCTGTCCGGATATAGCTCGCCATCGCTGCCTTTCTGTGCCGGCGGTAGAGCCGACGTAAACAGATGTATCTGGACGTGACTATTCCAAACAAAACCAATTGGTCTTGTAGGACAACGCGCCGTTCAGCAATGAACTGTGCAGTTTTACCGGTTTAGCGGGTCAGCGCGCTTTGCGGCTGCGGGCGGCGCCCGTGACGCGTGGCGGCAGGCCCGTGTGCTGCGTGAGCACGCGGCCCGGCGCAGCCTTCACCCCCGCCGGCTTGGCTGGCGTGGAGTTCTTGCGCCGTGCACCCTGGTAGGCGCCGTCGGTGACCGGCTGGAAGCTGGGGATCAGGTGGTGCTTGCCGTTGCCGATCAGGTCGGCCCGGCCCAGGGCCTTGAGCGCTTCGCGCAGCAGCGGCCAGTTGTTCGGGTCGTGCCAGCGCAGGAAGGCCTTGTGCAGGCGGCGGCGCTTCTCGCCGCGCACGATGTCCACCGTGTCCTC is from Ramlibacter tataouinensis TTB310 and encodes:
- a CDS encoding BLUF domain-containing protein, encoding MMIRLIYASTVREGVDLNELKRILQQSQANNYRRDLTGILAFNSRIALQALEGARDEVNALYAKLLRDDRHHTVTMLKYQEIAERQWAGWSMGFAAPAAENRAVFLKYSPHSTFNPYAMTGDAAEKMLMELAGKTIAMTVPDSVVAAAPIAAQAQPRPIVARPSTVVPSQPAPLRPAQPQPAPAGAAPAAVRPAASSPAAAPSFLDRPVTRPATEQGPLGRFLGR
- a CDS encoding CoA transferase, whose protein sequence is MSSTAAPQPLRHVRILSLALNLPGPAALMRCHRLGASCAKLEPPSGDPMARYDAAAYAELHQGVRVATADLKTEAGHKMLHRELEKADVLLTSFRPSATEKLGLGWKALHTRYPSLCQVAIVGAPGAGAEEPGHDLTYLAGHGLVTGLELPATLYADMGGSLMATEAVLQAALLQAERYTGSGDVHPIGRYFEVALSEAAAWLALPRRWGMTLPQGAVGGAHAGYRVYACRDGRVAVAALEPHFAAALCAAAGVADAGANSLALPATHQAIAAFFSCHTRAELDRLAGEKDIPLHTLAP